In a single window of the Alphaproteobacteria bacterium genome:
- the argE gene encoding acetylornithine deacetylase, with protein MAQQTVASPASLALIEKLVSFDTTSRESNLELIDFVKGYLKDLGVESLLVFDAENRKANLYATLGPQDRSGIMLSGHTDVVPVDGQAWTTDPFTVLSHAGKLFGRGTSDMKSFIAVVLAFAPEIIARKLETPIHLAFSYDEEIGCVGVRRLVEMLRDMPVKPAMCIVGEPTEMKVVIAHKGKKAFRAHVRGVESHSSLAPNAVNAVEYAAEAVAYLKGMARRIASKGPFDDDFDIRHTTVHTGVMNGGTALNIVPKECSFDFEFRHLPADDPDALFAELKTYISETLEPEMQAIDPGTGFSFEALSTIPSLDAREDEDVVTFVKSIAERNDHGKVAFGTEAGLFSRHAGIPTVICGPGSISQAHRPDEYIEHEQVVLCETFMKRLIDRLDSKVA; from the coding sequence ATGGCGCAGCAGACGGTCGCCTCACCGGCCAGCCTCGCACTGATCGAAAAGCTCGTCAGTTTCGATACCACCAGCCGAGAGTCCAATCTTGAACTGATCGATTTTGTCAAAGGCTACCTTAAGGACCTTGGGGTCGAGAGCCTGCTCGTCTTTGACGCGGAAAACCGCAAGGCGAACCTCTACGCGACGCTCGGGCCCCAGGACCGGTCCGGCATCATGCTGTCCGGCCATACCGATGTCGTGCCGGTCGATGGCCAGGCCTGGACCACCGATCCTTTTACCGTTCTAAGTCATGCGGGAAAACTGTTCGGCCGCGGGACCAGCGACATGAAAAGCTTCATTGCCGTGGTCCTCGCCTTCGCGCCGGAAATCATCGCCCGCAAGCTGGAAACACCGATTCATCTGGCATTCTCCTACGATGAGGAAATCGGCTGCGTTGGCGTCCGCCGCCTCGTTGAAATGCTGCGCGACATGCCTGTCAAGCCGGCGATGTGCATCGTCGGCGAACCGACCGAGATGAAGGTTGTCATCGCGCACAAGGGCAAAAAGGCGTTTCGCGCCCATGTCCGCGGCGTGGAAAGCCATTCCTCGCTGGCGCCGAACGCCGTGAACGCCGTCGAATATGCGGCCGAGGCGGTTGCCTACCTGAAAGGCATGGCGCGGCGGATCGCGTCGAAAGGCCCCTTCGACGATGATTTCGATATCCGGCACACAACCGTCCATACAGGCGTCATGAACGGCGGCACGGCGCTGAACATCGTACCGAAGGAATGCAGTTTCGATTTCGAATTCCGCCATCTCCCCGCCGACGATCCGGATGCCCTGTTCGCCGAACTGAAAACCTATATCTCGGAAACCCTGGAACCCGAGATGCAGGCGATCGATCCGGGGACCGGCTTCAGTTTCGAGGCATTGAGCACGATCCCGTCGCTCGATGCCCGCGAGGACGAAGATGTCGTCACCTTTGTGAAATCGATTGCCGAGCGAAACGATCACGGCAAGGTCGCCTTCGGCACCGAAGCCGGGCTTTTCAGCAGACATGCCGGAATACCGACCGTGATCTGCGGGCCCGGCAGCATCAGCCAGGCCCACCGGCCGGACGAATATATCGAGCACGAACAGGTGGTCCTTTGCGAGACATTCATGAAGCGGCTCATCGACCGGCTGGATTCGAAGGTAGCGTAA
- a CDS encoding N-formylglutamate amidohydrolase — MLHTRIPGVLQVIKPNGNAAPVVLDSPHSGTEYPADFSCVTPMNIMRKAEDSFVDELFMAAPDCGASLQTALFPRSYIDPNRSLQDIDAALLAGPWPESVCPSEKTRLGHGLVWRICPPGHPIYDRKLEVSEMRNRIEIYWRPYHETLRRTLDETHERFGEVWHINCHSMPTSVMPYAQGGISGWGDFVLGDRDGSTCSTDFTQFVAETLRGYGYDVRINDPYKGVELIRAHSDPANGRHGLQIEINRAIYMDECRLERNGGFAVLQNDMTRLVKAICRHTRDQLTRPGSRNVSS, encoded by the coding sequence TTGTTGCATACCAGAATTCCCGGCGTACTGCAGGTGATAAAGCCGAATGGAAACGCGGCGCCGGTCGTTCTCGATTCGCCGCATAGCGGGACGGAGTATCCCGCCGATTTCAGCTGTGTCACGCCGATGAATATCATGCGCAAGGCGGAAGACAGTTTCGTCGATGAATTGTTCATGGCAGCGCCGGATTGCGGGGCCAGCCTGCAGACGGCGCTGTTTCCACGTTCCTATATCGATCCGAACCGCTCATTGCAGGATATCGATGCGGCGTTGCTGGCCGGCCCCTGGCCGGAATCGGTCTGCCCCAGCGAAAAGACCCGGCTGGGTCATGGCCTTGTTTGGCGTATCTGCCCCCCCGGGCATCCGATCTACGACCGGAAGCTCGAAGTGTCGGAAATGCGGAACCGGATCGAAATATACTGGCGCCCCTATCATGAAACGCTTCGGCGGACACTGGACGAAACCCATGAACGGTTCGGCGAAGTCTGGCATATCAATTGCCACTCGATGCCTACCTCCGTGATGCCATACGCCCAGGGCGGGATTTCCGGCTGGGGGGATTTCGTGCTGGGAGATCGCGACGGGTCCACCTGTTCGACCGATTTTACGCAATTCGTGGCCGAAACATTGCGGGGGTACGGTTACGATGTCCGGATAAACGACCCCTATAAAGGCGTGGAACTAATCCGGGCGCATTCTGATCCGGCAAACGGACGGCACGGCCTGCAGATTGAAATCAACCGCGCGATTTATATGGATGAATGTCGTCTGGAGCGGAATGGCGGCTTCGCGGTGCTTCAGAACGACATGACCCGGCTCGTCAAAGCGATTTGCCGCCATACCCGCGACCAGCTTACGCGACCCGGTTCCCGAAACGTCAGCTCGTGA
- a CDS encoding NAD kinase, with the protein MQNKKIAFVGSGSPRAKEAMKVLCKRYPHVPVAEADIIVALGGDGFILQCLHESMGRDVPIYGMNRGSVGFLMNKYQEDSLFERLADAEAEKFVPLRLKSLGIDGSENEALAINEVSLLRETRQAAKIRILIDGIERMAEMICDGVLVATPAGSTAYNLSAHGPIVPIGSGVLALTPISAFRPRRWRGALLPHNAIIRFDVLEPKKRPVSAVADGTEIRDVASVEVREAAELAVSILFDKEHGLEERILKEQFTS; encoded by the coding sequence ATGCAAAACAAGAAAATTGCGTTCGTCGGATCCGGGTCGCCCCGCGCCAAGGAAGCCATGAAGGTCCTATGCAAGCGATATCCGCATGTTCCTGTTGCCGAAGCGGATATTATCGTCGCGCTGGGCGGCGACGGATTCATTCTGCAATGCCTGCATGAATCGATGGGCCGCGACGTCCCGATATATGGCATGAACCGCGGGTCGGTTGGTTTCCTGATGAACAAGTACCAGGAAGATTCGCTGTTCGAGCGCCTGGCGGACGCGGAAGCGGAAAAATTTGTGCCATTGCGATTGAAAAGCCTTGGCATCGACGGATCTGAAAACGAGGCGCTTGCCATCAACGAAGTCTCCCTGCTGCGCGAAACGCGTCAGGCGGCGAAAATCCGCATCCTGATCGACGGGATCGAACGGATGGCGGAAATGATCTGTGACGGCGTCCTGGTCGCGACCCCGGCGGGTAGCACGGCATACAACCTGTCGGCCCACGGGCCGATCGTGCCGATCGGTTCGGGCGTACTCGCACTCACACCGATCAGCGCCTTTCGGCCTCGCCGGTGGCGCGGCGCTCTGCTGCCGCACAATGCCATAATTCGCTTCGATGTGCTGGAACCGAAGAAAAGGCCGGTCAGCGCCGTGGCGGACGGCACCGAAATCCGGGACGTTGCTTCGGTCGAAGTCCGCGAAGCGGCGGAACTGGCCGTTTCGATCCTGTTCGACAAGGAACACGGCCTGGAGGAGCGTATCCTCAAGGAACAGTTCACGAGCTGA
- a CDS encoding nuclear transport factor 2 family protein, with amino-acid sequence MLEQDAVLFANEAFYRAFADCDVAAMEALWAQSAPVCCIHPGWEAIHGREDVLNSWRAILTGAAPPRIVCLAPQVYFFGNAAFVVCFEGIDGNYLIATNYFVREGGRWRMVHHQAGPTRFTPGDIPTEEAPSIN; translated from the coding sequence ATGTTGGAACAGGATGCCGTTCTATTCGCCAACGAAGCGTTTTACCGCGCTTTTGCCGATTGCGATGTGGCGGCGATGGAGGCGCTATGGGCGCAATCGGCGCCGGTCTGCTGCATCCATCCTGGCTGGGAGGCGATTCATGGACGTGAAGACGTGCTGAACAGCTGGCGGGCGATCCTGACCGGGGCCGCTCCGCCACGGATCGTCTGTCTTGCGCCGCAGGTATATTTTTTCGGCAATGCGGCGTTTGTCGTCTGTTTCGAAGGAATAGATGGAAATTATCTGATTGCGACAAATTACTTCGTGCGGGAAGGCGGGCGCTGGCGGATGGTTCACCATCAGGCTGGGCCGACCCGGTTCACACCGGGCGACATACCGACCGAGGAAGCGCCCTCGATCAACTGA
- a CDS encoding ATP-binding protein, with amino-acid sequence MAAETAVTVTNNLEELNRATSAVSAFCSEHSELLPLEHRLTLVLEELLTNTISYGYDAADTMPHVIEVRLSLADGWLHVTCEDDGAPFDLTRQSEADMSGDVEDRPIGGLGIHLIMTIMDSVTYQRTGDRNRVDMRLALSD; translated from the coding sequence ATGGCCGCGGAAACAGCCGTCACGGTGACCAATAATCTGGAAGAACTGAACCGTGCCACATCTGCGGTTTCCGCGTTCTGCAGCGAACACAGTGAATTGCTTCCGCTGGAACACCGGTTGACGCTCGTCCTGGAGGAATTGCTGACCAACACGATCAGTTATGGATACGATGCAGCGGATACGATGCCCCATGTCATCGAAGTACGGCTGTCACTGGCTGACGGATGGCTCCACGTGACCTGTGAAGACGACGGCGCGCCTTTTGACCTGACCCGACAGTCAGAGGCGGATATGTCCGGCGACGTGGAGGACAGGCCGATCGGCGGTCTCGGCATCCACCTGATCATGACGATAATGGATTCGGTGACCTATCAGAGGACCGGCGACCGCAACAGGGTGGATATGCGCCTGGCCCTGTCGGATTGA
- a CDS encoding FecR domain-containing protein: MRLGGKLFIAAIVSGLLPTFVAAAQPERIGQLRSVSGEAFVVRGDARQPAIVGNTVQQKDIIETGQDGAVGITFDDNSVFSTGPNSNVSLEEFKYNPSTLKGSFLAKLGKGTLSVISGDIARGSPEAMKIRTPSAILGVRGTRFLVRVDEQ, encoded by the coding sequence ATGCGCCTTGGAGGGAAATTATTTATTGCGGCAATTGTATCGGGGCTGCTGCCAACCTTCGTCGCCGCGGCGCAGCCGGAGCGGATAGGGCAGTTGCGCAGTGTGTCGGGGGAAGCATTTGTGGTGCGTGGCGATGCGCGCCAGCCGGCAATTGTCGGCAATACCGTACAACAGAAAGATATCATCGAAACAGGCCAGGACGGCGCCGTCGGCATCACCTTCGATGACAATTCGGTTTTTTCGACCGGACCGAACAGCAATGTCAGCCTGGAAGAGTTCAAATACAACCCGTCGACGCTGAAGGGATCGTTCCTGGCCAAGCTGGGCAAGGGAACGCTATCAGTAATTTCCGGCGATATCGCGCGCGGCTCGCCGGAAGCGATGAAGATCCGCACACCATCGGCGATACTAGGCGTCCGGGGCACGCGTTTCCTCGTCCGGGTTGACGAGCAATAG
- a CDS encoding OmpA family protein: MFQGRLFKGLAILAVLLASACAEPRLGKNLVIVLPDENGNVGAVTVTDGKNEVLLDSALAAAKITSGNRVEPVAVTNEDVDGIFARALAAQPRPPKRFRLYFIRDSDDLTEESEKEFELVFADVKKRSAYEVQVTGHTDTTGDESYNAQLSIKRAAAIRDRLVSRGIDSALIEVYGRGEWDLYIRTKDEFTEPRNRRVEVMIR, from the coding sequence ATGTTTCAAGGTCGATTGTTCAAGGGACTGGCAATTCTGGCGGTGTTGCTGGCATCGGCCTGCGCGGAACCGCGCCTTGGCAAGAACCTGGTAATCGTATTACCGGATGAGAACGGCAACGTCGGCGCAGTCACCGTGACGGACGGCAAGAACGAGGTCCTTCTGGACAGCGCGCTGGCGGCGGCAAAGATCACGTCCGGTAACAGGGTCGAACCGGTGGCTGTGACCAATGAGGATGTCGATGGTATCTTTGCCCGCGCCCTGGCGGCGCAACCGAGACCGCCGAAACGATTCCGGCTGTATTTTATTCGCGACAGCGATGACCTTACCGAGGAATCGGAGAAAGAATTCGAACTCGTTTTCGCCGATGTCAAGAAACGCAGCGCCTATGAAGTTCAGGTGACAGGCCATACCGATACGACAGGCGATGAATCCTATAATGCACAGCTGTCCATCAAACGGGCGGCGGCGATCCGGGACAGGCTGGTATCGCGCGGGATCGATTCCGCGCTGATTGAGGTTTACGGTCGCGGCGAATGGGATTTGTATATCAGGACAAAGGACGAATTCACCGAACCGCGGAACCGCCGCGTAGAGGTGATGATCCGCTAA
- a CDS encoding CHASE2 domain-containing protein, protein MRRFKLDAFAPLFHWRGRTLALLCLVVFLGVRATNPAPMESLRTALFDTLQVMEPRAWQSQLPVIIVDIDEESLARYGQWPWPRNLMADLVDRISALEPLAIGFDIVFAEPDRLSPHLLLSDYPFLDDATKAAIAKLEPHDQRLARALSSAPAVLGIGALEFRPTVVSRLVAQVPVIERGGPAAPLLPYFPTALQSLELLVDAAPSHAVLNVLPERDGIIRRVPLAVNIDGTITPTLTVEMLRLAVGAPNYTIHRDGDRISGIAVADIFIPTEPDGRAWVNFTEPRGERYVSAGTLLDGGIERERIPGKLVLLGSSALGLVDAKSIPLANRVNGIEIHAMLLESLITGQLLDRPHYADWLELGLLLLSGIVLIVLTPFLKPKWAVIPLGVMIALLAGTAWGAHHYFGMRIDTSFAGLSDVTVFALLLGATLVDTERKRRLLQTDLENERAEAAKLEGELEAARSIQLGILPSTFPAFPEHQEFDLYAMLEPAKAVGGDLYDFAMVDENHLFFIVGDVSGKGIPASLFMALSKALYKSSAMRRKVAIDEIMTEANAEISRENPAMMFVTALAGILDIHTGNVEFCNAGHDAPVLLAAGQRPRPLEMGGGPPLCVLDDFEYPRDNYRLNPGEAIILYTDGVSEAMNGYSDLYTATRLIDTLTHVADGADCASIVKAINSDIERFVDGAEASDDVTILVLRYLGPASGD, encoded by the coding sequence GTGCGCCGCTTCAAACTGGACGCGTTTGCGCCGTTGTTCCATTGGCGCGGCCGGACGCTGGCGCTCCTTTGCCTTGTTGTATTTCTCGGCGTCCGCGCCACAAACCCGGCGCCGATGGAATCCCTGCGGACCGCCCTGTTCGATACCTTGCAGGTCATGGAACCCCGCGCCTGGCAAAGTCAGCTTCCCGTCATCATTGTCGATATCGACGAGGAAAGCCTGGCCCGTTACGGTCAATGGCCATGGCCGCGCAACCTGATGGCCGATCTCGTCGACAGGATTTCGGCGCTGGAGCCGCTGGCGATCGGGTTCGATATTGTCTTCGCGGAACCGGACCGGCTGTCGCCGCATCTTCTGCTGTCCGACTATCCCTTCCTCGATGACGCGACCAAGGCGGCGATTGCGAAACTGGAACCGCACGACCAGCGGCTTGCCAGGGCCCTGTCGTCAGCGCCGGCGGTTCTGGGTATCGGCGCGCTGGAATTCAGGCCGACGGTGGTATCCAGACTTGTTGCGCAGGTCCCCGTGATCGAACGGGGCGGACCGGCAGCGCCGCTACTGCCCTATTTTCCAACCGCACTGCAAAGTCTTGAACTGCTTGTTGATGCGGCCCCCAGCCACGCGGTCCTCAACGTCCTGCCGGAACGCGACGGCATCATTCGCCGCGTGCCGCTCGCCGTCAACATCGACGGCACGATCACACCGACACTGACAGTGGAAATGCTGCGCCTGGCGGTCGGCGCGCCGAACTATACCATCCACCGCGATGGCGACAGGATCAGCGGGATCGCCGTTGCCGATATTTTCATCCCGACCGAACCGGACGGGCGCGCCTGGGTAAATTTCACCGAACCGCGCGGGGAACGATATGTATCCGCCGGCACCCTGCTCGACGGTGGAATTGAACGGGAGCGGATACCCGGCAAGCTCGTCCTGCTCGGCAGCAGCGCGCTGGGTCTGGTCGACGCGAAATCCATCCCCTTGGCCAATCGGGTAAACGGCATCGAAATTCACGCCATGCTGTTGGAATCCCTTATAACCGGCCAGTTGCTCGACCGACCGCACTACGCGGATTGGCTGGAACTCGGGTTGCTTCTGTTGTCCGGGATAGTCCTGATTGTGCTGACACCTTTTCTGAAACCTAAATGGGCCGTAATACCGCTTGGCGTCATGATCGCCCTGCTGGCCGGCACCGCATGGGGCGCCCATCATTATTTCGGGATGCGGATCGACACATCTTTCGCAGGGCTTTCAGACGTCACGGTCTTCGCCCTGCTGCTGGGCGCGACGCTGGTCGATACCGAGCGGAAACGCCGGCTACTGCAAACCGATCTGGAAAACGAACGCGCCGAAGCAGCGAAGCTGGAAGGCGAACTGGAAGCCGCACGAAGCATCCAGCTGGGCATTCTGCCCAGCACCTTCCCCGCCTTTCCGGAACACCAGGAATTCGACCTCTACGCAATGCTGGAACCGGCGAAAGCAGTCGGTGGCGACCTCTACGATTTCGCCATGGTGGACGAGAATCATCTTTTCTTCATCGTCGGCGATGTGTCCGGCAAGGGCATACCGGCGTCGCTGTTCATGGCATTATCGAAGGCGCTTTACAAAAGCAGCGCCATGCGTCGCAAGGTCGCGATAGACGAAATCATGACCGAAGCGAATGCGGAAATTTCCAGGGAAAACCCCGCGATGATGTTCGTGACTGCGCTGGCGGGCATACTGGACATCCATACCGGCAACGTCGAATTCTGTAACGCAGGTCATGACGCGCCGGTCCTGCTGGCGGCCGGTCAGCGCCCCAGGCCGCTGGAAATGGGCGGCGGCCCGCCACTATGCGTCCTCGACGATTTTGAGTATCCGCGCGACAATTACCGCCTGAACCCGGGTGAGGCGATCATCCTGTATACGGATGGGGTATCCGAAGCGATGAACGGCTACAGCGACCTCTATACCGCAACGCGCCTGATCGACACGCTGACCCATGTGGCGGATGGCGCGGATTGCGCCTCAATCGTCAAGGCGATCAATTCGGATATCGAACGGTTCGTCGATGGCGCGGAAGCATCCGACGATGTCACCATCCTCGTCCTGCGCTACCTCGGTCCGGCATCCGGGGACTGA
- a CDS encoding MBL fold metallo-hydrolase, with protein sequence MLVRFWGTRGSLPTPLNAVAVREKIRRALRESIGHDISTPERLETFIDEKLAFSVSGTFGGNSSCVEIESGGTQHILCDMGSGGREFGNAIMAQKYPNKEKVINIFQSHPHWDHIMGFPFFVPAYVPGFKVVIHGCHANLEEAYRRQHSEPGFPVPWAALGADIQFVTLEPGKEYVVDGVTVRALKQHHSGDSYGYRFEKNGKSIVYTTDSEHKFELIDDDYPFIHFLRGADLVIFDAMYSLADSISIKEDWGHSSNIIGVELAQRAGAKHLCMYHHEPNYDDAMIERIMQETIRYEELSEEGDSLIVSSAYDGREIVV encoded by the coding sequence ATGCTGGTTCGGTTCTGGGGTACACGCGGATCCCTGCCAACCCCTTTGAACGCGGTTGCCGTGCGGGAAAAAATCCGCCGCGCGCTGCGGGAAAGCATTGGACACGACATCAGCACACCGGAACGCCTCGAAACCTTTATCGACGAGAAACTCGCATTTTCGGTCTCCGGCACGTTCGGCGGAAATTCGTCCTGCGTCGAAATAGAAAGTGGCGGCACGCAGCATATTCTCTGCGACATGGGCAGCGGCGGCCGGGAATTCGGCAACGCCATCATGGCCCAGAAATACCCGAACAAGGAAAAGGTCATCAATATTTTCCAGTCCCATCCCCATTGGGATCACATCATGGGATTTCCGTTTTTCGTGCCCGCCTATGTGCCGGGCTTCAAGGTCGTCATTCACGGATGCCACGCAAATCTGGAGGAAGCCTATCGGCGGCAGCATTCGGAGCCCGGCTTCCCCGTTCCATGGGCCGCGCTGGGCGCGGATATTCAATTTGTAACACTGGAGCCCGGCAAGGAATACGTTGTCGATGGCGTGACTGTCCGCGCGCTGAAGCAGCACCATTCCGGCGATTCCTATGGATACCGGTTCGAGAAAAACGGAAAATCGATCGTTTATACGACGGATTCAGAACATAAATTCGAACTGATCGACGACGACTATCCCTTTATCCATTTCCTCCGCGGCGCCGATCTGGTCATTTTCGATGCCATGTATTCACTGGCGGATTCGATTTCCATCAAGGAAGACTGGGGCCATTCCAGCAACATTATCGGCGTCGAACTGGCGCAGCGGGCCGGCGCAAAACATCTCTGCATGTATCATCACGAACCCAATTACGACGACGCCATGATCGAGCGCATCATGCAAGAGACCATCCGGTACGAGGAATTGAGCGAGGAAGGCGACTCGCTGATCGTATCGTCGGCCTATGATGGTCGGGAAATTGTCGTATAA
- a CDS encoding STAS domain-containing protein produces MEITESQFGDVIVLAPSGRLDQSTTPEFQAMLLGIVGARGSAVIIDFTGIPYISSVGLRALMIAAKQGKVANVPIAVAGLIPEVNEVFEISRFNFVVQIFDTVESALTALSSDAAAAYAAR; encoded by the coding sequence ATGGAAATTACTGAATCGCAATTTGGCGACGTCATTGTGCTGGCGCCGTCGGGACGGCTCGACCAGTCAACGACGCCGGAGTTTCAGGCGATGTTACTGGGTATTGTCGGCGCACGCGGCAGCGCTGTCATCATCGATTTCACCGGCATTCCCTATATCAGCAGTGTCGGTCTTCGGGCGCTGATGATCGCGGCAAAACAGGGCAAGGTGGCGAATGTCCCGATTGCCGTTGCCGGCCTGATCCCGGAAGTGAACGAGGTTTTCGAAATCAGCCGGTTCAATTTCGTGGTCCAGATATTCGATACCGTTGAATCCGCGCTGACGGCTCTTTCCAGCGATGCCGCCGCGGCATACGCGGCGCGATAA
- a CDS encoding tetratricopeptide repeat protein: protein MNDTKRHNAAELLQAALAAFESGQAETVAARFRDVLDVDPDHTSALYFLAVIAYQQGRLPAAHKFVTRAISLLPEMADGHNLHGLVLMALGRHDAACAAFRIAIAREPDFAEAENNLGAALEAMGQPGAAAAAYRRATESNPRYAQAYCNLGRVMLGTGQPAAAEESFRHALALQPDLSDARFNLAVAQHRRGSIAAAEATIDLAIADQPENAGLYRYLGALRHSRGKLAGSEAALLKAMSLDPSLTEAYDNLAGVLLDQGRIDAAEERFKQALERNPGDNRAHSNLLLCRNYRENNPGILFQAHCRWAEQHAAPVAAQPATGTRPNSRRLRIGYVSGDFRRHSVAYFFEPLLRHRNRRRFEVFCYANLENPDDTTARLQAVGDHWRWVAGIDDAQLAAQIRADEIDILVDLSGHTAGNRLLAFQHRPAPIQVTWLGYPNTTGMTDIDYRITDPIADPPGAEALWTESLIRLDAGFLCYAPPSDAPEVAPLPALSRGHVTFGSFNNLRKVTPAVIEVWAKVLDAVPTARMMLKARSFADAATRDRFTAAFGMHDIAADRIMLRDTVASPSEHLGTYAEVDIALDPFPYNGTTTTCEALWMGVPTVTLRGNRHAARVGASLLTHTGLNDWIAADTDAYVKIARRQAENIDALVKLRQGLRGIARNSSLCDAPGFALHMEAAFEWMVASRAEKIGN, encoded by the coding sequence TTGAACGATACAAAGAGACACAACGCTGCAGAATTGCTTCAGGCCGCATTAGCGGCTTTCGAATCGGGACAGGCCGAAACGGTCGCGGCGCGCTTTCGGGATGTCCTGGATGTGGATCCGGACCATACAAGCGCGCTCTATTTTCTGGCGGTCATCGCCTATCAGCAGGGTCGCCTGCCGGCGGCGCATAAGTTCGTTACCCGCGCGATATCCCTGCTTCCGGAGATGGCGGACGGCCATAACCTGCACGGGCTGGTCCTCATGGCGCTGGGCCGGCACGACGCGGCCTGCGCCGCATTCCGGATCGCCATCGCCCGCGAGCCGGATTTCGCCGAAGCCGAAAACAATCTGGGCGCGGCGCTGGAAGCCATGGGACAGCCGGGCGCCGCCGCGGCGGCCTACCGGCGGGCAACCGAATCGAACCCCCGATATGCCCAGGCCTACTGCAATCTCGGCCGGGTCATGCTCGGCACCGGGCAACCGGCGGCGGCCGAGGAAAGCTTCCGTCACGCTCTGGCGCTGCAACCGGACCTTTCCGATGCCCGGTTCAATCTGGCCGTCGCCCAGCACCGGAGAGGTTCCATCGCAGCGGCGGAAGCAACTATCGATCTGGCCATCGCAGACCAGCCGGAAAACGCCGGGCTGTATCGCTATCTCGGCGCCCTGCGGCACAGCCGGGGAAAGCTCGCTGGCAGTGAGGCAGCGCTGCTGAAGGCGATGTCCCTCGATCCGTCCCTCACCGAAGCCTATGACAATCTCGCCGGCGTGCTGCTCGACCAGGGCCGCATCGACGCGGCGGAAGAACGATTCAAGCAGGCGCTCGAACGCAATCCCGGCGACAACCGCGCCCATTCGAACCTGCTGCTGTGCCGCAATTACCGGGAAAACAACCCTGGCATACTGTTTCAGGCGCATTGCCGTTGGGCCGAGCAGCATGCGGCGCCCGTCGCCGCCCAGCCCGCCACCGGCACCCGCCCAAATTCCCGCCGCCTGCGCATCGGCTATGTTTCCGGCGATTTCCGCCGGCATTCGGTCGCCTATTTCTTCGAACCGCTGCTTAGACACCGAAACCGTCGCCGGTTCGAGGTGTTCTGTTACGCCAATCTCGAAAACCCCGACGACACCACCGCACGGCTGCAGGCCGTCGGCGACCACTGGCGCTGGGTCGCGGGAATCGATGACGCGCAGCTTGCAGCGCAGATTCGCGCCGATGAAATCGATATTCTGGTGGACCTGTCCGGCCATACCGCGGGGAACCGTCTGCTGGCCTTTCAACACAGGCCCGCGCCCATACAGGTCACCTGGCTGGGTTACCCGAACACGACGGGAATGACAGATATCGATTACCGCATTACCGACCCGATTGCCGACCCACCCGGCGCGGAGGCACTATGGACCGAATCCCTGATCCGGCTTGATGCGGGATTCCTGTGTTATGCACCGCCGTCCGATGCGCCCGAGGTCGCGCCGCTCCCGGCCCTGTCGCGCGGACATGTCACCTTCGGGTCCTTCAACAACCTCCGCAAGGTCACCCCGGCGGTGATCGAAGTCTGGGCGAAGGTCCTGGACGCCGTGCCGACCGCTCGCATGATGCTGAAGGCGCGCTCCTTCGCCGACGCGGCTACCCGTGACCGTTTCACCGCCGCTTTCGGCATGCACGATATAGCCGCCGACAGAATCATGCTGCGCGATACGGTGGCGTCGCCTTCCGAACATCTCGGAACCTACGCGGAAGTGGACATCGCCCTGGACCCGTTTCCGTATAACGGCACGACCACAACCTGCGAGGCGCTGTGGATGGGAGTCCCGACTGTCACACTGCGGGGGAACCGCCATGCCGCGCGGGTCGGCGCCAGCCTGTTGACCCACACGGGGCTGAACGACTGGATCGCCGCCGACACCGATGCCTATGTAAAAATCGCCAGACGGCAAGCGGAAAACATCGATGCGCTGGTAAAGCTGCGCCAAGGGCTTCGAGGCATCGCACGCAATTCATCGCTCTGCGACGCGCCGGGATTTGCCTTGCATATGGAAGCCGCATTTGAATGGATGGTCGCGTCCCGCGCCGAAAAAATCGGGAACTAG